One genomic segment of Schlesneria paludicola DSM 18645 includes these proteins:
- the rlmB gene encoding 23S rRNA (guanosine(2251)-2'-O)-methyltransferase RlmB produces MTASRRPLMANHNRCWIWGRNLVLETVRAAYWPVLEMLHSDRCEPQARDEVVSLAMQLGIPTHAVSDSQITKSCRSEEHQGLAARMPPFPYRRVDELIDGLPPNPVLVLLDRLHDPYNFGAIIRSADVLGIHGVIVGTREQAAVNSLAARSSVGAVNHVPIAETDDLITTVEMLQGRGFQIIGTSDHADELIFDPDYQRATVLVIGNEGRGIQPALEQRCTQFVKIPVLGQVNSLNAAVSAGILFYEVLRQRRDD; encoded by the coding sequence ATGACTGCTTCACGTCGTCCACTGATGGCGAACCACAATCGATGTTGGATCTGGGGCCGCAACCTGGTGCTGGAAACCGTGCGCGCCGCCTATTGGCCCGTGCTTGAAATGCTGCACAGCGATCGTTGCGAGCCGCAAGCGCGTGACGAGGTGGTTTCGCTGGCCATGCAATTGGGTATCCCCACCCACGCCGTCAGCGATAGCCAGATCACGAAATCCTGTCGTTCGGAAGAACATCAGGGGCTGGCCGCCCGCATGCCGCCCTTTCCTTACCGCCGTGTCGACGAACTGATCGACGGACTTCCGCCCAACCCGGTCCTGGTGCTGCTCGATCGGCTGCACGATCCGTACAACTTCGGAGCGATCATTCGTTCAGCCGATGTGCTGGGGATCCACGGCGTCATCGTCGGAACTCGCGAACAGGCGGCAGTCAATAGCCTGGCGGCGCGAAGTTCCGTCGGAGCCGTCAATCATGTTCCGATTGCGGAGACCGACGACCTGATCACGACAGTCGAGATGTTGCAAGGTCGAGGCTTCCAGATCATCGGCACATCGGATCATGCTGACGAGCTGATCTTCGACCCCGATTATCAACGAGCCACGGTGCTGGTGATCGGAAACGAAGGGCGAGGCATCCAGCCCGCATTGGAACAGCGCTGCACTCAGTTCGTGAAGATTCCCGTCCTGGGACAGGTCAACTCATTGAATGCAGCTGTCTCGGCAGGAATTCTCTTTTATGAAGTGCTTCGGCAGCGACGCGACGATTAA